CGTCGGTCTGCAGGCCCGCCTGATGTCCCAGGCCCTGCGTAAACTGACCGGCAACATCAAGAATACCAACACCCTGTGTGTATTCATTAACCAGATCCGTATGAAGATCGGTGTGATGTTTGGCTCTCCGGAAACCACTACCGGTGGTAACGCGCTCAAGTTCTACTCCTCGGTGCGTCTGGATATCCGTCGCATCGGCTCTGTAAAGGAAGGCGATGAGGTCGTGGGTAACGAAACCCGCGTGAAAGTGGTCAAGAACAAGGTGGCACCGCCATTCAAACAGACCGAGTTCCAGATCATGTACGGTCAGGGTATCAACCTGTTGGGGGAGATCGTCGACTATGGCGTCAAGCTGGGGTTGGTGGACAAGGCCGGTGCCTGGTACAGCTACAAGGGCGACAAGATCGGTCAGGGCAAGGCGAATGCCGTCAAATTCCTGAAAGAAAATGTGGATCTCCGCAACGAGATCGAAGGCCAGCTGCGCGCCCAGTTGCTGGGTGATCTGGTGCCGCCGAAAGAAGAAGAGGCCGTCGAGGCTGCGGAAGACTGATTTTGTCTCTGCCCCCAGATTCCTTTTCTGGTTCTCAAGCCGGTTGTGTCACAGCACAGCCGGCGGAATCACTCGAGGCCCCTTGCCAAGCTACCGGTCTTGAGGCCCCCCATGAGTCCAGCTCGTCCGAGCGCGCTCAGCAAGATCAGGCGCTGTTTAGCGCAGCGTTGGATCTCCTCTCCCGGCGGGAATACTCCTGCTACGAACTGCGGCAAAAGTTGGATGCTCGCTTTCCCGAAGCGGATTTCGAAAAAGCATTTTTGCGTCTGCAGGAACTCAACTACCAGTCCGACCAACGCTTTGCCGAGGTGTTTGCCCGCAGCCGGGTAATGCGCGGCCACGGCCCTATCCGTATCCGCCAGGAGTTGCGGCAGAAGGGGATTGCTGCCGATCTGATTGAGTCCTCTATCGATCAATTGCAGTCAGAGTTGGACTGGTTCCAGCACGCCAGTGAACAGTTGCAGCGCAAATTCCGCTCGCCGGTAAGCCGCGCGCTACCCTGGGCGGACCAGCAGAAAGAGCGTGCCCGCCGCCAACGCTACCTGGCCTACCGGGGATTTTCCGGGGATGCCGTCCAGTTTGCCATCGAGGAGCTGGATCGCAGCGGGGATGAGTGATCCCCTGAAGGGCACAGCGCGAGTCTGACTGCGTAGCGTAGCGTAGCGTGGCGGGGGCTTTGCCTTTGCCCGGCGACGCCGGTATATACTGCTCCCAGCCATTCGACAGATAGCGAGCCACGGATGATTCTCTCCATCGATCAGGGCACTACCGGTACCACGGCGTTTGTTTTCGATCACAGCGGCAAGTTGCGGGGGCGCAGTTATTCCGAATTCCCGCAGTATTATCCGAATCCCGGTTGGGTAGAGCACGATGCCAGCGAGATCTGGCAGGTGACGCTGCGTGTGTGCGCGGCGGCGCTCCAGCGAGCGGGGATCACTGCTGGCGCGTTGTCAGCAGTCGGTATCACCAATCAGCGCGAAACCAGCGTGCTCTGGGATCGCAGTTCCGGAGAGCCGGTCTGTCCCGCTATCGTCTGGCAGTGCCGCCGCTCCGCGTCGATCTGCGATGAGCTGCGCGCATCGGGACGGGAGGCCTGGATCGCGGAAAAGACCGGCCTGGTGGTGGACGCCTATTTTTCTGCCAGCAAGTTGCAGTGGATATTTCGCGAGTACCCGGAGCTACACCGGCGAGCGCGGCGGGGAGAGCTCTGCTTTGGCACTATCGACAGTTGGCTGATCTGGAAGATGACCGGTGGCCGCGCCCATCTCACCGATCACAGCAATGCCAGCCGCACCCAGCTGTACAACATCAATACACATCAGTGGGATCCGGAGCTGCTCGAGCTGTTCGAGTGCCCCGAGTCCCTGCTGCCCACAATCCTGCCGTCTGCGGCCGGCTTTGCGATCACCGACCCGACTTCGTTTCTCGGTGCGGAAGTGTTGATTTCTGGGGTGGCGGGGGATCAGCAGGCGGCGCTGTTCGGCCAGGGCTGCGTGGCCCCCGGCGCGGTGAAAAACACGTACGGGACTGGCTG
The Microbulbifer celer DNA segment above includes these coding regions:
- the glpK gene encoding glycerol kinase GlpK — protein: MILSIDQGTTGTTAFVFDHSGKLRGRSYSEFPQYYPNPGWVEHDASEIWQVTLRVCAAALQRAGITAGALSAVGITNQRETSVLWDRSSGEPVCPAIVWQCRRSASICDELRASGREAWIAEKTGLVVDAYFSASKLQWIFREYPELHRRARRGELCFGTIDSWLIWKMTGGRAHLTDHSNASRTQLYNINTHQWDPELLELFECPESLLPTILPSAAGFAITDPTSFLGAEVLISGVAGDQQAALFGQGCVAPGAVKNTYGTGCFMLACAGTERPSVPAGLLTTIACDDAGQPVYAIEGSVFNAGAAVQWLRDDLGLIQQASDSEQLAHSISDTRGVYLVPAFSGLGAPHWDARARGALFGLTRGAGRAEIVRATLESIAYQSHELAQLMGQALGMELACLRVDGGASANNFLMQFQADISRIRVERPRQVESTAVGAALLAGIGASLWQPGRQPRCLQNIERDFLPQMPATQRRQLLEGWLRAVSACRAF
- the recA gene encoding recombinase RecA produces the protein MDSNKDKALNAALSQIERQFGKGTVMRMGDKERVRIPAISTGSLGLDVALGIGGLPRGRIVEIYGPESSGKTTLTLQVIAEAQRKGGTCAFVDAEHALDPEYAEKLGVNVDELIVSQPDTGEQALEVADMLVRSGAVDVLVVDSVAALTPRAEIEGEMGDSHVGLQARLMSQALRKLTGNIKNTNTLCVFINQIRMKIGVMFGSPETTTGGNALKFYSSVRLDIRRIGSVKEGDEVVGNETRVKVVKNKVAPPFKQTEFQIMYGQGINLLGEIVDYGVKLGLVDKAGAWYSYKGDKIGQGKANAVKFLKENVDLRNEIEGQLRAQLLGDLVPPKEEEAVEAAED
- a CDS encoding regulatory protein RecX — translated: MSLPPDSFSGSQAGCVTAQPAESLEAPCQATGLEAPHESSSSERAQQDQALFSAALDLLSRREYSCYELRQKLDARFPEADFEKAFLRLQELNYQSDQRFAEVFARSRVMRGHGPIRIRQELRQKGIAADLIESSIDQLQSELDWFQHASEQLQRKFRSPVSRALPWADQQKERARRQRYLAYRGFSGDAVQFAIEELDRSGDE